The proteins below come from a single Fusarium verticillioides 7600 chromosome 3, whole genome shotgun sequence genomic window:
- a CDS encoding transcription elongation factor spt-4, with translation MSSSNYVSTGQARYLRACMVCSVVMTYARFRDEGCPNCEEFLHLQHSQDQIESCTSQVFEGVITLANPAKSWIAKYQRLDNYVPGMYAIKVSGQLPDEIRSTLEDEYRIQYIPRDGTEAENDA, from the exons ATGTCGTCTTCCAACTACGTCTCTACCGGCCAAGCGCGCTACCTACGAGCATGCATGGTCTGCTCTGTTGTCATGACCTACGCA CGCTTCCGCGACGAAGGCTGCCCGAACTGCGAAGAGTTTCTGCATCTCCAGCACTCCCAAGACCAGATTGAGAGCTGCACCTCCCAAGTCTTCGAAGGAGTTATCACCCTCGCGAACCCGGCCAAATCATGGATCGCAAAGTACCAGCGCCTTGACAACTATGTCCCTGGCATGTACGCCATCAAAGTGTCAGGTCAACTCCCCGACGAAATTCGGTCGACGTTGGAAGACGAGTATAGAATACAGTACATTCC ACGTGACGGCACAGAGGCGGAGAACGATGCTTAG
- a CDS encoding Atypical/ABC1/ABC1-A protein kinase, with product MRFVDFAIDLAAVLNASRGVAAKHVALRGRQIDTYSRTSSVAAALRKRNAQRSSPAGEKAQNATAASDGVIYEQAAPAARETKPIVETPKQNAPPEVTRTERAPFNSPTPSFRPSLQQQVTSEPAKEDDLDLPPGIDVNIFHTARGSKVLDSLRKQGRPGAPPARPGVGGPVKPHPMRDWPPRPPPLEESFEEETVKPQELVSKPVEPVKPVEPVEPAEKEPLVEKFVQKEQLEEKPIEQKPVEATPVPEPEKATPLAPTADKEIDEDVIQAAREIAEETATPSETPYALRESKVPSSRISRIWNYSGLAAGMLGGAMTEGFSRAFGGGGEGSVLLSEKNMERLVAKLSRMRGAALKLGQMMSFQDTKMLPAPIQQVLQRVQDRADYMPAWQRDRVLVANLGPEWRELFSDFEEKPIAAASIGQVHKATLKNGKRVAVKIQFPGVADSINSDLDNLSILLTATKLLPKGLYLNKTIDNARLELGWECDYERELQCAQRYRELLGSSEKDVFMVPNVYPEASGKQVLTMDFMDGIGVTRITSFTQEQRDWIGTQILRLCLREITEFRFMQTDPNWTNFLYNADVNKLELLDFGASREYPDEFVTQYVQLLAAASRSDKAAVKELSESLGYLTGHESRTMVEAHTKSVLTLAEPFLANAPDIYDFKDQTITERVKALIPVMLHERLAPPPEETYSLHRKLSGAFLLCAKLGSKVPCKSMFEDALAKGGYSR from the coding sequence ATGAGGTTCGTCGACTTCGCCATCGACCTTGCAGCAGTGCTCAATGCCTCTCGAGGTGTCGCCGCTAAGCATGTCGCGCTCCGAGGTCGTCAAATCGATACCTACAGTCGAACTTCGAGCGTTGCCGCGGCATTGAGGAAGCGAAATGCTCAAAGGAGCTCACCGGCGGGGGAGAAAGCACAGAATGCTACGGCGGCAAGCGATGGGGTCATATACGAGCAAGCTGCACCGGCAGCACGAGAGACGAAACCTATAGTCGAGACTCCGAAACAAAATGCTCCGCCTGAAGTGACGAGAACCGAAAGAGCACCCTTCAATAGCCCGACACCCAGTTTCAGGCCGAGCCTACAGCAACAGGTTACATCGGAACCGGCGAAAGAGGATGACCTTGATCTACCGCCTGGAATCGATGTCAATATCTTCCATACCGCGAGAGGTTCCAAAGTCCTCGACTCTCTACGAAAGCAAGGTCGGCCCGGAGCACCTCCTGCACGCCCCGGAGTTGGGGGTCCTGTGAAGCCACATCCCATGCGAGACTGGCCTCCGCGCCCACCACCCCTCGAAGAGAGCTTTGAAGAGGAGACCGTAAAACCTCAAGAGCTAGTGTCCAAGCCAGTGGAGCCCGTAAAGCCTGTAGAGCCTGTAGAGCCAGCCGAGAAAGAGCCCTTGGTTGAGAAGTTTGTGCAGAAGGAAcagttggaggagaagcccaTTGAGCAGAAACCGGTGGAAGCAACCCCCGTACCTGAGCCAGAAAAGGCCACTCCGTTAGCCCCTACAGCCGACAAAGAGATCGACGAGGATGTCATTCAAGCCGCCAGAGAGATTGCTGAGGAAACAGCAACGCCATCAGAGACGCCCTATGCTTTACGAGAATCCAAGGTCCCCTCGTCTCGTATCAGCCGAATCTGGAACTATAGTGGTCTTGCAGCAGGTATGTTGGGAGGCGCCATGACCGAAGGCTTCAGTCGAGCCTTTGGCGGTGGTGGCGAGGGATCTGTCCTCCTGAGCGAGAAGAACATGGAACGTCTGGTAGCAAAGCTCTCGCGCATGCGTGGTGCTGCTTTGAAGCTTGGCCAGATGATGAGTTTCCAGGACACCAAGATGCTGCCTGCGCCCATTCAACAGGTGCTCCAGCGTGTTCAGGATCGCGCTGATTACATGCCTGCCTGGCAGCGTGATCGTGTATTGGTAGCAAACCTCGGTCCTGAATGGAGAGAGCTCTTTAGCGattttgaggagaagcccaTCGCCGCTGCTTCTATCGGTCAGGTTCACAAGGCCACACTAAAGAACGGCAAGCGAGTCGCTGTCAAGATCCAATTCCCTGGTGTCGCTGACTCGATCAACTCGGACCTCGACAACCTGAGCATTCTTCTCACAGCTACCAAGCTACTCCCTAAGGGTTTGTACCTCAACAAAACCATCGACAATGCACGATTGGAGCTCGGTTGGGAATGTGACTATGAGCGAGAGCTTCAGTGCGCTCAACGCTACAGAGAGCTTCTCGGTTCAAGCGAGAAGGATGTTTTTATGGTGCCAAATGTTTATCCCGAGGCATCGGGTAAGCAAGTACTAACTATGGACTTCATGGATGGTATTGGCGTGACTCGCATCACCTCTTTCACCCAGGAGCAACGCGACTGGATCGGCACCCAGATTCTTCGTCTCTGTCTCCGTGAGATCACAGAGTTTCGTTTTATGCAGACAGATCCAAATTGGACAAACTTTCTCTACAACGCGGATGTCAACAAGCTCGAGCTGCTCGACTTTGGCGCATCTCGCGAATATCCTGATGAGTTTGTCACACAATATGTGCAGCTTCTCGCTGCGGCCTCTCGATCCGACAAGGCCGCTGTCAAGGAGTTGTCAGAGAGCTTGGGCTACCTGACAGGCCATGAGAGTCGCACCATGGTTGAAGCACACACAAAGTCTGTTCTTACACTTGCGGAGCCTTTCCTTGCCAACGCACCTGATATCTATGATTTCAAAGACCAGACGATCACGGAGCGTGTCAAGGCTCTCATCCCTGTCATGCTCCACGAGCGACTGGCACCTCCACCAGAAGAGACATACAGTCTTCACCGAAAGCTCAGCGGTGCGTTCCTCCTGTGCGCCAAATTGGGTAGCAAGGTTCCTTGCAAGTCCATGTTTGAGGATGCGCTTGCCAAGGGGGGATATAGTAGGTGA
- a CDS encoding protein phosphatase 5, with product MAVELKNKGNKAFQAGDYPSAVDFYSQAIKLNDKEPTFFTNRAQAYIKTEAYGYAIADATKAIELNPKLVKAYYRRGLAKTAILRPKEAIDDFKTCVSLDPSNKDARLKLEECKKIVRQLAFFAAIEVGDEPSAAEGLDLDSMVVEPGYDGVRLGDEMTQEFIDDMIERFKTGKKIHRKYVYQIIIAVKKLVYDEPTMVEVEIPSDVKLTVCGDTHGQYFDLMELFRRNGTPDEKHWYLFNGDFVDRGSWSTEIALLLYAYKWLRPNQFFLNRGNHETDDMNRVYGFEGECKAKYNERVFKLFSESFSALALATLIGKKYLVLHGGLFSDDSVTLDDIRKLNRHNQRQPGQAGLMMEMLWTDPQEENGRGPSKRGVGMQFGPDITKKFCEKNGLEAVIRSHEVRMDGYEVQHDGRCITVFSAPRYCDSTENRGAYINIGPDYKLQYEQFDAVPHPDIKPMAYAQSSLMSSLM from the exons ATGGCTGTCGAactcaagaacaagggcaacaAGGCCTTCCAAGCGGGTGATTATCCCAGTGCTGTAGACTTTTACAGCCAGGCCATTAAGTTGAACGACAAGGAGCCTACATTCTTCACCAACCGAGCCCAG GCATATATCAAGACCGAGGCCTACGGTTACGCCATTGCCGACGCTACAAAGGCCATCGAGCTCAACCccaaacttgtcaag GCGTACTACCGACGAGGACTGGCCAAGACTGCGATCCTCCGACccaaggaagccattgaCGACTTCAAGACATGTGTGTCCCTCGATCCCAGCAACAAAGATGCcaggctcaagctggaggagTGCAAAAAGATCGTCCGTCAGCTAGCCTTCTTTGCGGCAATCGAGGTCGGCGATGAGCCTTCAGCGGCCGAGGGTCTTGATCTGGACTCCATGGTGGTCGAGCCAGGATACGATGGTGTGCGATTAGGCGATGAGATGACACAAGAGTTCATCGACGATATGATTGAACGTTTCAAGAcgggcaagaagatccacCGAAAATACGTTTaccaaatcatcatcgcggtcaagaagcttgtatACGACGAGCCCACCAtggtcgaggtcgagatcCCCAGCGACGTGAAGCTCACTGTCTGTGGTGACACTCACG GTCAATACTTTGATCTTATGGAGTTGTTCCGCCGCAACGGAACCCCCGACGAGAAGCACTGGTATCTTTTCAACGGTGATTTCGTGGACCGAGGTTCTTGGTCAACTGAGATCGCTCTGCTCCTCTATGCTTACAAGTGGCTGCGTCCTAaccagttcttcttgaatCGCGGTAACCACGAAACGGATGACATGAACCGTGTGTACGGTTTCGAGGGCGAGTGCAAAGCCAAGTATAACGAGCG GGTGTTCAAGCTGTTCTCTGAGAGCTTCTCTGCTCTTGCTCTGGCCACTCTCATTGGCAAGAAGTACCTTGTCCTTCACGGAGGTCTTTTCTCTGATGACAGCGTCACTCTTGACGATATTCGAAAACTCAACCGACACAACCAGCGACAACCGGGTCAGGCtggtttgatgatggagatgctgtGGACCGACCCCCAGGAAGAGAACGGCCGAGGTCCCAGCAAGCGTGGTGTCGGTATGCAGTTCGGTCccgacatcaccaagaagttctGTGAGAAGAACggtcttgaagctgttaTTCGAAGTCACGAGGTTCGCATGGACGGTTATGAGGTGCAGCATGATGGCCGCTGTATTACCG TCTTCTCTGCCCCTCGATACTGTGACTCAACAGAAAACAGGGGTGCCTACATCAACATTGGCCCCGACTACAAACTCCAGTACGAGCAATTTGATGCTGTGCCTCATCCCGACATCAAGCCAATG GCATATGCGCAAAGCTCTCTCATGTCTTCCCTGATGTAG
- a CDS encoding NAD+ synthase (glutamine-hydrolysing), which yields MADLITLATCSLNQWVLDWEGNLKRIRKSIILAKEAGATLRTGPELEITGYGCLDHFLEADVYEHSLESLLAILTDTELHGILIDVGLPLMHRGCRYNCRAIILDGKLLCLRPKIYLANDGNFRENRFFTPWNRPRYVEKFNLPPALQKHQGVRQVPIGDVVLSLNDTTVAAETCEELFTPQAPHINMALNGVEIFTNSSGSHHTLRKLDERIALISEATRKSGGVYLYANQSGSDGDRLLYDGASLIMVNGSIVAQGSQFNLDDVEVITATVDLEEVRAYRFAPSRNFQAVQAPVYERIEVDFSLGHEDLDLLRAPTAPQPARYHVPEEEIALGPACWLWDYLRRSRASGYLVPLSGGIDSCATATIVFSMCRLVVEAIKAGNEEVIEDVKRIAVFSDKLPETPEEFCNQIFHTVYMGMEKQSSKETRQRAKDLAERIGSYHTDMNIDDTFHATKNLLTQGTGFEPKFKVHGGSATENLALQNIQARSRMVIAYYYAQMLPTVRQRPGGGSLLVLGSSNVDECLRGYLTKYDCSSADLNPIGAISKRDLKSFISWAAKNFDMPILEEFIHATPTAELEPITENYVQSDEVDMGMTYDELARFGRLRKESKLGPYGMFLRLVEEWGGEGKLTPREIATKVKRFYHFHYINRHKQAVATPAVHVENYSPDDHRFDLRPLFYPPAFQGWSFQKIDKRVEALEKVLEEKKAASAST from the exons ATGGCGGACCTGATCACTTTGGCGACGTGTTCTCTCAATCAGTGGGTGTTGGATTGGGAGGGTAACTTGAAGAGAATTCGAAAGAGTATCATTCTCGCCAAGGAAGCTGGAGCTACGCTTAGAACGGGTCCTGAGCTCGAGATTACAGGCTATGGTTG TCTTGACCAtttccttgaggctgatgttTACGAGCATTCCTTGGAGTCACTCCTCGCAATCTTGACTGACACCGAACTCCATGGCATTCTCATCGACGTTGGTCTTCCTCTCATGCACAGAGGCTGTCGATACAACTGCCGTGCTATTATCTTGGATGGAAAACTGCTCTGCCTTCGCCCCAAAATCTATCTTGCCAACGATGG AAACTTCAGGGAGAACCGATTCTTCACCCCTTGGAACAGGCCGAGATatgttgagaagttcaatCTTCCTCCTGCTCTTCAGAAACACCAGGGCGTTCGACAAGTTCCcattggtgatgttgttctgTCCCTCAATGATACAACTGTCGCCGCCGAGACATGCGAGGAGCTCTTTACCCCCCAGGCCCCTCACATTAACAT GGCTCTGAACGGCGTGGAAATCTTCACCAACTCCTCCGGCTCTCATCACACACTAAGAAAGCTTGATGAGCGTATTGCTCTCATTTCTGAAGCGACTCGCAAGAGTGGTGGTGTGTACCTTTATGCAAATCAGTCTG GCTCTGATGGAGACAGGCTTCTCTACGATGGTGCAtctctcatcatggtcaaTGGCTCGATCGTGGCTCAAGGCTCCCAGTTCAACTTGGACGATGTCGAAGTTATTACCGCGACCGTTGATCTCGAGGAAGTCCGCGCTTATAGATTCGCACCATCTCGCAACTTTCAGGCTGTGCAAGCACCTGTGTATGAGAGAATCGAGGTTGATTTCAGCCTGGGCCatgaggaccttgacctccttcGTGCCCCTACAGCTCCTCAACCAGCCCGTTATCATGTCCCCGAGGAAGAAATT GCTCTTGGCCCAGCGTGCTGGCTTTGGGATTACC TCCGAAGAAGCAGGGCATCTGGTTATTTGGTCCCCCTCTCAGGAGGTATCGACTCCTGCGCAACCGCTACCATTGTATTCAGCATGTGCAGGCTCGTcgttgaggccatcaaggctggtaACGAGGAGGTCATCGAAGACGTCAAGAGAATTGCTGTGTTCTCGGATAAGCTCCCCGAAACCCCCGAGGAGTTCTGCAACCAGATCTTCCACACGGTGTACATGGGTatggagaagcagagcagTAAGGAGACTCGACAGCGTGCCAAGGACCTTGCCGAGCGTATCGGTAGTTACCACACTGACATGAACATTGACGATACCTTCCACGCTACTAAGAACTTGCTCACTCAAGGCACGGGATTCGAGCCTAAATTCAAGGTTCATGGTGGATCAGCGACTGAAAACT TGGCCCTTCAGAATATCCAGGCACGCAGCCGCATGGTCATCGCTTATTACTACGCTCAGATGCTACCAACAGTTCGTCAGCGaccaggaggaggaagcttgCTTGTTCTAGGATCCAgcaatgttgatgaatgtCTCCGAGGAT ACCTCACCAAGTACGA TTGTTCTTCCGCCGATCTCAACCCTATAGGTGCTATTAGCAAAAGAGATCTCAAGAGTTTTATTTCATGGGCAGCCAAGAACTTCGACATGCCGATTTTGGAAGAGTTCATTCATGCTACAC CCACGGCTGAGCTAGAGCCTATCACTGAAAATTATGTTCAGTCAGACGAAG TTGATATGGGCATGACCTATGACGAACTAGCTCGTTTTGGA CGACTACGTAAAGAGAGCAAGTTAGGGCCCTACGGCATGTTCCTACGACTTGTCGAAGAATGGGGTGGAGAGGGCAAACTGACCCCACGAGAAATCGCCACCAAGGTGAAGCGTTTCTACCACTTCCATTACATCAACCG TCACAAACAAGCTGTGGCAACCCCAGCTGTTCATGT GGAAAATTACTCGCCCGACGACCACAGATTTGACCTTCGTCCTTTGTTCTACCCACCTGCATTCCAAGGCTGGTCCTTCCAGAAGATTGATAAGCgggttgaggctctggaaaaggttctggaggagaagaaggctgcaagTGCCTCCACATAG